The Acidimicrobiia bacterium genomic sequence GCCGTTGAGCAGTGCCCCGCCACTTGATCCAAGCGTGATGGGGGCATCGGTCTGCAGCAGCCCGTACAGTGCATCGTTCTGCCCGGGTCCGGTCGATAGCTGACGATTGAATGCCGAGACCACCCCGGCAGTGACCGACGGGCCGCCTTCCAGACCGAGCGGGCTCCCCACGGCGATGGCTTCGTCGCCGATCGCCAGTTCGTCGATATCGGCGAACTCGATTGAGGCGAGACCGATGGCATCGATCTTGAGTACGGCGATGTCGGTCAACGGGTCGGTCCCCACGACTTCGGCAATGAATCTTCGTCCATCAGAGAAGACCACCTTCGTGATCACCGTGTCCTCGACGACGTGGTTGTTGGTGAGGATGTATCCGTCCGACCTGAAGACGACTCCTGAGCCGGTGGCGAAGGCTCGGAAGACCAACTCGGTTTCGCCTTCAGACGGCACGCTGACGTTGTCGCCGACTTCCACGGTCACGATGGCCGGGATCGCTCTGGCGGCAACTGCTGCGACACGGGAGTTGCCGTCCAGTGGAGTGATGATCACGGCACCGGGCGGATCGTCGCTCACCGCATCGAGGGCAGGCTCGGCTAACGGCTCGACCTGCGTGATGCCCGTCCCGGTCCCGGCCTGGACGTCGTCTTCGAACACCCCGCCTATCCACAATGCCCCGACGGTGAGGGCGCTTCCGATGAGGCCGCCGATGATGGCCAGCAGCACACTTCCCCGTCGACGGACTCTCGCCTTTTTGGCGGGCCGTTGGCCGGCGTCGGTTGGGGCCGGCGTCTCCGTCGGGGCAGGAGGTGGAGGCGGCGTCACCGGGGCCGTCCGGGGCCGATGGAACGGAGGAAGCTCGGGCTGGCTCATAAACTGCATTGTATGAATGAACCACGGGTAAGGACGAAGCTGCTCGTCAGCGCCGACCCACTCGACATCGCCCGGGTGGCCGAGAGCATCAGCTCGCCCGAGAGCGGAGCTTCGGTCATCTTCACCGGAACGGCGCGCAACTACTCGCCGGGCAAGACCGGAGTGACGCACCTCGACTACGAGGCCTACCCGGAGCAGGTCGAAGCCAAGGTCGGAGCAATCGTCGTAGAAGCAAGGGAGAAGTGGTCGATCTTGCATGTGACGGTTGCCCATCGCGTCGGGCGCGTCGATGTCGGAGAGCCGTCGGTGGTGGTGGCCGTCTCATCCGCTCACCGGGCCGATGCGTTCGAAGCCGCCAGGTTCCTCATCGATGAACTCAAGGAGCGGGCGCCGATCTGGAAGAAGGAACACTGGAGCGGTGGCGCAGATTGGGTCGAGGGAGCCTAAGAGCAGGTTCTCGGTTGTAGGTTCTACGTTCTGGGTCTTCGGTTCCGGAGCTCTCGAGCGCGAAAAGTCCCGACATTCCGACGCGGAGGCGTGACCGTGAATAGAATGCCCCCACCCGGACGGACGGTGGAGGTAGGGGTCGTTGCTTGAAGTGGCCAACCTGGAAGTCGTATATCACGATGTGATCCTCGTGCTGCGGGGGATCTCGTTTCAGGTTCCCGAGGGGAAGATCGTGGCCCTGCTGGGGGCAAACGGCGCCGGCAAGACCACCGTCTTGCGCGCCATCACTGGTTTGCTCGACGTCCACAACGGAGACATCACCAAAGGCGAGATCAGCGTCGACGGAAGCGTCATCACCAAGGCTCGCCCATCACAGATCGTCGGGCGGGGGGTAACGCAGGTTCTCGAGGGCAGGCGGGTGTTTGGAGAGTTCACCGTCGAAGAGAACCTCCGCGTTGGCGCCCATACCAGCAAGGGCGATGTGGAATCGCATACCTCTCGCGTCTTCGACCTCTTTCCGATTCTCAAAGAGCGACGCAAGTCGCTGGCCGGCTACCTCTCCGGCGGAGAGCAACAGATGCTCGCCATCGGCCGCGGGATGATGTCCGATCCCAAGTACCTGCTCCTCGACGAGCCCAGCCTCGGGCTCGCCCCTCTCCTTGTTCAGCAGATACGCGACATCATCGTCGAGATCAATGAGCAGGGGACCGGGGTGCTCCTCGTCGAGCAGAACGCCAACATGGCCCTCTCGATCTCAGAACACGGATACATCATGGAGACCGGGAAGATCGTGATGGACAAGCCTTCTGATCAACTCATGCGGGACGAAGACGTCCAGGAGTTCTACCTCGGTCTGCACGCAGCCGGCGGCGAACGGAAATCCTTTCGGGATGTCAAGCACTACAAGCGACGGAAGCGGTGGTTGTCGTGAGCGACCATCTGCTGGCCTTCAACGAAGTACGGCTCTCGTTCGCCGGCGTCACCGCCATCGATGGGGTCAGCTTCCACGTCGACGACGGGGAACTCTTCGCCATCATTGGTCCGAATGGCGCCGGCAAGACATCGATCTTCAACTGTCTGAATGGTGTTTATCATCCCCAGGAAGGCGCCATCCTCGTCGACGGAACCGGGATCGTCGGCATGAAGCCACACCGCATCGCCCAGTTGGGGGTTGCGCGAACCTTCCAAAACATCGAACTGTTCTCCAACCTGACCGTGCTCGACAACATCCTGCTCGGCCGCAATCTCCGCATGAAGTCCGGCGTGCTTGCTTCCGCCCTGTTCTGGGGATGGGCGAAGCGAGAAGAGACCGAGCACCGAAGACGGGCTGAGGAGATCATCGACTTTCTCGAGATCGAAGCCCACCGCAAGAGCCTGGTCGGGATGCTGCCCTACGGCATCCAGAAACGGGTCGAACTGGGTCGGGCGCTGGCGATGGACCCGCGCATCCTCTTGCTGGACGAACCGGCCGCCGGGATGAACCTCGAGGAGACCGAGGACATGGCTCGCTTCATCCTCGACATTCAGGATGAGCTCGGCATCGCCATGATCCTCGTAGAGCACGATATGGGTCTCGTGATGGACATTGCCGATCGGGTAATGGTCCTCGACTTCGGTCGCAAGATCGCGGAGGGTCTGCCGGCGGCCGTTCAGCGAGATCCGGACGTGATCAAGGCGTACCTCGGCGAGGAGTTCGAACCACACGGCGATGAACCCATCGGTGTCGCCAAGGAAACAGGTGATCAACCATGACGAGCACGCTCGAACGTTCAGGCACCGGCGCCTCCGCTCTGGGAGTCAACAGCATTCCTGCCCTCCTCCGGTCGATTGCCCGGGAGGAGCCGAATCGGGTAGCTCTCCGGGAGAAAGAGTTCGGGATCTGGCAGGAGACCACCTACGGCGGCTACTGGGACCTGGTGCAGGCAGCCGCGATGGCGATGTGGTCGCTCGGCGTCCGCCCGGGCGACAAGGTGGCCATCCAGTCGGAGAATCGGATCGCCTGGGTGGTGTCCGACATCGCCGCCGCTGCGATTCAAGCCGCCTCGGTCGGTTTGTATGCCACCAATCCGGCCGCCGAGGTCGAGTACCTGCTGTGGCACAGTGAGGCGAAGGTGCTCATCGCCGAGGATCAGGAACAGGTCGACAAGGCGCTGGCGGTGAAGGACAGCCTGCCGAATCTCACCAAGATCATCTACGTGGAACCGCGCGGCGTTCGGTCGTACAACGATCCGATGCTCATGTCGTGGGAGGTGTTCCTCGGCCTGGGCAGGGCGGCACTCGAGGAGTCACCGCGCCGCGTCGATGAACTCGTCGACGGTATCGACCCGAACGAGGTTGGGACGCTGGTGTACACATCGGGAACGACCGGTCCGCCTAAGGGCGCCATGCTCTCCCACAACAACATGATTTGGGTGGCGGAGAGCGGGCGAAAGCTCATTGCCGGTGAATCCGTGCCCCAATCGGTCCAATATCTTTCGTACCTGCCGCTGTGTCACGTCTTCGGACGCCTCTACGACCTGGCCGGCGCCCTGGCCATGCGGGCGACGGTCAACTTCGCCGAGTCCATCGAGACCGTTGTTTCGGACCTGACCGAGATCCAGCCGACCTACTTTCCCGCTCCGCCGCGGATCTGGGAAAAGATGCACGCCGGCGTGCAGATCCGCATGGCAGATGCCTCGCCGATCAAGAAGGTCCTCTACAAGATCTTTCTCAGCACCGGCATGAAGAACGCCGATCGGCTCCTTGGCAAGGGATCCCGGGGCTTGTGGGGAAGCATTACACACGCGGTCGGTGATGTGCTCGTGTACCGGGCACTCAAGAGGAAGATCGGGATGCAGAGGTGCCTGCAGGCCGTCAGCGGTTCGGCGCCCATCGCCCCGGAAGTACTCAAGTTCTTCATGGCTCTCGGCGTCCCCATCTACGAGGGATGGGGGATGACCGAGACAACGGCGGTCGGCACCGTGACCACCCGCGACGAGATCGAACTGGGCACGATCGGCAAGCCGATCGACGATGTGGAGATCGAACTGGCGGAAGACGGCGAGATGCTGGTCCGTTCACCCGGGATCTTCCTGGGCTATTTCAAGAATCCCGAGGCAACGGCCGAGACGATCGACTCCGAAGGATGGATGCATACGGGTGACGTTGCCGAGTGGACGGAGCGGGGTTTCCTGCGCATCGTCGACCGCAAGAAGGACATCATCATCACCGCCGGTGGAAAGAACATCTCACCCTCGGAGATCGAGAACAAGCTGAAGGTCTCTCCCTTCATCAAAGAGGCCATGGTCATCGGGGACCGTCGCAAGTTCCTGACCGCACTGATCGGAATCGAGTTCGACACGGTGGCCAACTGGGCTCTGCGGAAGAACATCACCTTCACGACCTATCGCGACCTGTCCGAGAAGCCGCAGGTCCGGGAGCTGATCCAGAAAGCAGTCGACACTGCCAACGAACACTTTGCCAGGGTCGAGACGATCAAGAAGTTCGCGCTCATCCCCAAAGAACTGGATCATGAGGAAGGCGAACTCACGGCTACGCAGAAGATCAAGCGCCGCGTGTTGACCGACCAATTCTCCGACATCATCGAGGAGATGTACGCGTGACGACGTTCCTGCAGGCCACGGTCGCCGGGCTTTCGCTGGCCTCGATCTACATGCTGCTGGCGCTCGGGTTCGTCATCATCTACAAGTCGATGCAGGTGCTCAGCTTCGCCCATCCAGCCATCATGTTGTTCGCTGCCTACATGGTGTCCTGGTTCTCGGTCGACAAGGATCTGAACTTCTGGCTGGCGCTGGCGCTCGGGGTCGTAGCCGCCGGCGCCATGGGGTGGCTGGCGGAGCGGATCGCGGTGCGCCCGATGATCGGGAAGCCGCTGTTCGCCATTGCCATCCTGACGATCGGTCTCGACATCGCCATCCGCACGCCGATCAACAACCTGATCGGAATCAATATTCGTTCGGTCGGAGATCCCTGGGGGTTCGGAACCTGGCAGATCGGTGGGGTGGTCGTCCAGCACCGTGCGGTCGCCATGATCGTTACCGCCTTCATCGTGGGCAGCTTGCTGTTCGCCTTCTTCCGATATTCGAGAGTTGGCCTGGCCATGCGAGCGACGGCCATCGACCAGGAAGTCGCTCTGGCACAGGGGATTTCGGTTGGACGGATCTTCTCGCTGGCCTGGATCATGGCGGGCGCCATGGCGGCTCTAGCCGGAACGTTCGCTTCGTCCGATCTGAGCGGCCTTTCACAGAGCACCTATATCGTGGCTCTGAAGGCCCTTCCGGCCATCGTCGTAGGCGGCCTCGATTCGATCGGCGGGGCAGTGGTGGGGGCGCTGATCATCGGCCTCGCAGAGGCATACACCGCCACGTATCAGAGTCAGCACCTGAGTTTCCTGGGTGGCAACTTCAGTCAGGTAGTCCCGTACCTCGTGCTGCTGATCGTGTTGCTGATCAAACCGTACGGGTTGTTCGGGACCGAGGAGGTTGAGCGGGTATGAGAGGCCGTCCGAACCTCTTCACCCGGTACGAGGCGGATGCCGGCATCTTCCCCAGCAACACCCAGCGGGTCTGGTTCGTCATCGGTTTGATCGCGGTTGCTGTACTCCCCATCTGGCTGCCGCGCGACTGGATGATCTTGATTGCCACGGCGTTCATCGCGTCGGTGGGAGTGATCGGCCTGAACCTCATCACCGGATATGCCGGCCAGGTCTCGCTGGGTCACGCCTTCTTTCTGGGTATCGGCGCCTATGCAGGAGCTGCACTGGGCGGGGCGGCGACGGATCGCGTAACGGGACTCGGCATCGACA encodes the following:
- a CDS encoding trypsin-like peptidase domain-containing protein, whose product is MSQPELPPFHRPRTAPVTPPPPPAPTETPAPTDAGQRPAKKARVRRRGSVLLAIIGGLIGSALTVGALWIGGVFEDDVQAGTGTGITQVEPLAEPALDAVSDDPPGAVIITPLDGNSRVAAVAARAIPAIVTVEVGDNVSVPSEGETELVFRAFATGSGVVFRSDGYILTNNHVVEDTVITKVVFSDGRRFIAEVVGTDPLTDIAVLKIDAIGLASIEFADIDELAIGDEAIAVGSPLGLEGGPSVTAGVVSAFNRQLSTGPGQNDALYGLLQTDAPITLGSSGGALLNGQAQLIGITTAIGVSDVGAEGLGFAVPVDMVKRLAADLIADGVVHHAYLGIGVDDALSESDEGAEIPSGAAVTGFATGSAIQVAGAEVGDIVVSINGTPVRTTFDLLSILRSYRAGDEIDVVVNRDGNEMELNVELGQRPEDL
- a CDS encoding molybdenum cofactor biosynthesis protein MoaE, whose product is MNEPRVRTKLLVSADPLDIARVAESISSPESGASVIFTGTARNYSPGKTGVTHLDYEAYPEQVEAKVGAIVVEAREKWSILHVTVAHRVGRVDVGEPSVVVAVSSAHRADAFEAARFLIDELKERAPIWKKEHWSGGADWVEGA
- a CDS encoding ABC transporter ATP-binding protein, which codes for MLEVANLEVVYHDVILVLRGISFQVPEGKIVALLGANGAGKTTVLRAITGLLDVHNGDITKGEISVDGSVITKARPSQIVGRGVTQVLEGRRVFGEFTVEENLRVGAHTSKGDVESHTSRVFDLFPILKERRKSLAGYLSGGEQQMLAIGRGMMSDPKYLLLDEPSLGLAPLLVQQIRDIIVEINEQGTGVLLVEQNANMALSISEHGYIMETGKIVMDKPSDQLMRDEDVQEFYLGLHAAGGERKSFRDVKHYKRRKRWLS
- a CDS encoding ABC transporter ATP-binding protein encodes the protein MSDHLLAFNEVRLSFAGVTAIDGVSFHVDDGELFAIIGPNGAGKTSIFNCLNGVYHPQEGAILVDGTGIVGMKPHRIAQLGVARTFQNIELFSNLTVLDNILLGRNLRMKSGVLASALFWGWAKREETEHRRRAEEIIDFLEIEAHRKSLVGMLPYGIQKRVELGRALAMDPRILLLDEPAAGMNLEETEDMARFILDIQDELGIAMILVEHDMGLVMDIADRVMVLDFGRKIAEGLPAAVQRDPDVIKAYLGEEFEPHGDEPIGVAKETGDQP
- a CDS encoding AMP-binding protein, producing MTSTLERSGTGASALGVNSIPALLRSIAREEPNRVALREKEFGIWQETTYGGYWDLVQAAAMAMWSLGVRPGDKVAIQSENRIAWVVSDIAAAAIQAASVGLYATNPAAEVEYLLWHSEAKVLIAEDQEQVDKALAVKDSLPNLTKIIYVEPRGVRSYNDPMLMSWEVFLGLGRAALEESPRRVDELVDGIDPNEVGTLVYTSGTTGPPKGAMLSHNNMIWVAESGRKLIAGESVPQSVQYLSYLPLCHVFGRLYDLAGALAMRATVNFAESIETVVSDLTEIQPTYFPAPPRIWEKMHAGVQIRMADASPIKKVLYKIFLSTGMKNADRLLGKGSRGLWGSITHAVGDVLVYRALKRKIGMQRCLQAVSGSAPIAPEVLKFFMALGVPIYEGWGMTETTAVGTVTTRDEIELGTIGKPIDDVEIELAEDGEMLVRSPGIFLGYFKNPEATAETIDSEGWMHTGDVAEWTERGFLRIVDRKKDIIITAGGKNISPSEIENKLKVSPFIKEAMVIGDRRKFLTALIGIEFDTVANWALRKNITFTTYRDLSEKPQVRELIQKAVDTANEHFARVETIKKFALIPKELDHEEGELTATQKIKRRVLTDQFSDIIEEMYA
- a CDS encoding branched-chain amino acid ABC transporter permease, translating into MTTFLQATVAGLSLASIYMLLALGFVIIYKSMQVLSFAHPAIMLFAAYMVSWFSVDKDLNFWLALALGVVAAGAMGWLAERIAVRPMIGKPLFAIAILTIGLDIAIRTPINNLIGINIRSVGDPWGFGTWQIGGVVVQHRAVAMIVTAFIVGSLLFAFFRYSRVGLAMRATAIDQEVALAQGISVGRIFSLAWIMAGAMAALAGTFASSDLSGLSQSTYIVALKALPAIVVGGLDSIGGAVVGALIIGLAEAYTATYQSQHLSFLGGNFSQVVPYLVLLIVLLIKPYGLFGTEEVERV